AACACTCCGGCGTGCAAGTGATTGTACCTAGGAGTGTAGCTGGAGTGGTAGCGCTCCTTTGTTCGCTTCTGCTCATGCGTGAGAACGTGCGTGGTTCGTTTCGTGCGCTCGCGAATTCGAAGGAAATCGAACAATGCAAGGTACCCCGGGCATCACGGTTCCCGGCGAAGCACACCGCTCTGAGCAGGGCGCCGAGCATCGTGAGAACCAGCTACCATTGCTCCTAGCCGTGGAGGACGAGATGTCTGCAACACTGACCATCATCGATCAGGACCTGACGGGGACCGTGGACAGGCGGTTCGAACTTACGTTCCCCACCGAAAGCATCACGGTGCGGGAACTCATCCGCGAGCGTGTGTATCAGGAGGTCGATGACTACAACCGTTCACAACGCGACGGGTTCTTCGAGGGACTGGTCCAGCCGTCTGAGGCCGAGACCGAGCGCAACGGCTTTCGCATCAAGCGCGGCCGCGAGATTCAGTGGAAGCCGCAGTACGAGCACGCGATCGACGCCTACGAGCGCAACCGGATCCTCGTACTCGTCAACGACCGCCAGACCGAGTCGCTCGACGAGACCGTGGAGATCGGCCACGGGACCGAGGTGACCTTCCTGCGGCTGGTGATGCTGGTGGGTGGGTAAGCGGTGTTCGGGCGAAAGAAGCGCGGCGAAGAGTCGACGTCATCGCGGCATGAGGACGCTTTTGCGGCCGCGCCTGAACTCGACGCACTCATTGATCAGATCATCGAGCGCGACCCAGGCGGCTACGCATTTTGGGGGAAGTTTGACGGGCTTCCTCAAACCATTAAGCTCCGAGAAGCCGATGACGAGACCAGGACCCGAGCACTCGGTTGCATTCTTGCTCGACTTGAGAGACTCGAGGACCGTCCGCAAGAAGAGTGGGAGTGGTGTCCAAAGGATCCGCCCGCGACCGCGCACCGGTTGTTCTTGATCTACCAGAGGCTGCTCGCAGACCTGTTCAGCCGGAAACTCTCGCTCACCGAGCCCCAACTGCTCCGCTTTCTTGATATCCGCAATCGCATGTTCCAGGGTGTTCATTGGCACAGCCTGAACGAAGGCGGGGCACTTGCGATGATCGAGCGTCACGCCAAAGACCACGGTCTCTCGCAGCCGATGGCCCAGATACTCAAGAATATGATGGCGTCATGGGACGGCGAATATCCCGACCATCGCCGGTGGACGATCCGCGCGCGTGAACTGTTGGGCGTTCAAGTCCCGCTCCTGCTTGAACCTGGCGACGCTTGGTCCGATGCCGCCCTTGCGGAGATCGAACACAGTGCATCGAGCGAGGCTTGGCGTGACCTCATTTATCACTGCGTCCGGGCGGAAGCGGCGAGCCCGTCGAGCAAGTGGCTCAAACGCGGTGCGGAGTTGCTCGACCATGTCGGAAGCCACACATTTCAGCGGGCAGTTCTGGCGTGGTTCCCCCTCGTCGACCTGCCTCGCACCCGGCCGCATCCCAATCGGCACACGGCCCAACAACCCGGCTCCGACCGCCTTATCCCCGACACGCACGCCGTCATCCTCAAGGGGCTCTGCTGGATCGCTGGCACGTTCGATAGCCCCGACCTCGCCCGCGCGCTGGGCGCTCTTGCGCTCTCGTGCTACAAGAAGGTCCCCGGCATCGGCCCCCGCGCCACCAAGGTCGGCAACGCGGCGATCAACGCTCTGAGCGCCATGCCCGGCGAGGCTCCGCTCGGGCAGATCGCGATGCTGCGCGTCAAGGTCAAGTTCGGCTCGGCCCAGAAGATCATCGGCAAGGCTCTCGACACCGCTGCCCGGCGTGCTGGTGTCTCGCGCGACGACATCGAGGAAATGGCCGTCCCTGGCTACGGGCTCACCGAAGTCGGCGTGCGGCGGGAGGTGATGGGCGACTGCACCGCCGAACTGCGCATCGTCGACGGCGTCTCGACCCAACTCGTCTTCATCAAGGAGGGCGGCAAGGAGCAGAAGTCCGTCCCCGCCGCGATCAAGGAGGAATACGCGACCGATCTCAAGGAACTCAAGGCCGTGGCCACGGACATTCAGAAAATGCTCCCTGCGCAGCGCGACCGCATCGACAGCCTGTTCTGCGCCGGCCGTTCGTGGCCGGTCGGCGTGTGGCGCGAGCGCTACGCCGACCACCCGCTCGTCGGCACCATCGCTCGCCGCATCATCTGGTCGATCGCCGAGGGCGACGCGAAGCAAGCCGTCTGCTGGCTCGACGAGGCGGGCGGCTTCGCTACTTCCGACGGCTCGCCATGCGCGATCGCCGATGATGCGACTGTTTCACTCTGGCACCCGATCGACGTGCCGCTGGTCGAGGTGCAGGCCTGGCGTCGCTTCTTCGAAGAACGCTGCATCCGCCAACCCTTCAAGCAGGCCCACCGCGAGGTGTATCTGCTGACCGATGCCGAGCGGGCGACTGGCACTTACTCGAACCGCTTCGCCGCTCACATCGTCCGTCAGCACCAGTTCAACGCGCTATGCCTGGCCCGCGGCTGGAAGAACCAGCTTCGGCTCATGGTCGACGCCGAGTACCCGCCCGCGCACCGCGTGCTCGCGCACTACGGCATTCGCGCCGAGTTCTGGATCGAGGGCGTCGGCGAGGAGTACGGCGAGCACACCAACGACGCGGGAGTGTTCCATCATCTGGCCACCGATCAGGTCCGCTTCTACGCCGCCGAGTCGGTGCAGGTGCGTGCCCACGCCGGCGGCGGCGGCTACACCGAGCGCCGATGGGACGGCGCCACTCCGGGCGAGCCGCTGCCCCTCGACCGGATTCCCCCTCTCGTCCTCAGCGAGATCATGCGCGATGTCGACCTCTTCGTCGGCGTCGC
This region of Phycisphaeraceae bacterium genomic DNA includes:
- a CDS encoding DUF4132 domain-containing protein, giving the protein MFGRKKRGEESTSSRHEDAFAAAPELDALIDQIIERDPGGYAFWGKFDGLPQTIKLREADDETRTRALGCILARLERLEDRPQEEWEWCPKDPPATAHRLFLIYQRLLADLFSRKLSLTEPQLLRFLDIRNRMFQGVHWHSLNEGGALAMIERHAKDHGLSQPMAQILKNMMASWDGEYPDHRRWTIRARELLGVQVPLLLEPGDAWSDAALAEIEHSASSEAWRDLIYHCVRAEAASPSSKWLKRGAELLDHVGSHTFQRAVLAWFPLVDLPRTRPHPNRHTAQQPGSDRLIPDTHAVILKGLCWIAGTFDSPDLARALGALALSCYKKVPGIGPRATKVGNAAINALSAMPGEAPLGQIAMLRVKVKFGSAQKIIGKALDTAARRAGVSRDDIEEMAVPGYGLTEVGVRREVMGDCTAELRIVDGVSTQLVFIKEGGKEQKSVPAAIKEEYATDLKELKAVATDIQKMLPAQRDRIDSLFCAGRSWPVGVWRERYADHPLVGTIARRIIWSIAEGDAKQAVCWLDEAGGFATSDGSPCAIADDATVSLWHPIDVPLVEVQAWRRFFEERCIRQPFKQAHREVYLLTDAERATGTYSNRFAAHIVRQHQFNALCLARGWKNQLRLMVDAEYPPAHRVLAHYGIRAEFWIEGVGEEYGEHTNDAGVFHHLATDQVRFYAAESVQVRAHAGGGGYTERRWDGATPGEPLPLDRIPPLVLSEIMRDVDLFVGVASIGNNPVWQDGGIEGHHHDYWHSYSFGELSGTAASRRDLLERLVPKLRIAAACTLTDRFLVVLGKKRTYKIHLGSGNILMEPNDQYLCIVPNQTDSKSTANVFLPFEGDRTLSVILSKAFLLAADERITDPTILSQIESVGRDRIR